The genomic window CTGTCTCTATGCTGCAGCGCAGATTTCGAATTGGCTATACGCGAGCTGCCCGCCTCATTGATGAAATGGAAGCAAGAGGAATCGTTGGTCCTTATGAAGGCAGTAAGCCACGGGCTGTACTGCTTGGCAAGCCATCTGAGGAAGCTAGCTCATAGAACTTTTTCTGAAAGACTCGTTTTTGCTAAAACGGGTCTTTTTGGCAGGAAATAAAACTTTATTAAAAAATGTGTTATACTAATATAATTACAATCTGATGGCGTCCTACCAACTGTTTGACGCGTTTTTTACTATTTTTTAATAATTTCTGTTTCATTATTAACTAAAAAATGATATAGTATTTTCGATTAGTAGGAAAGATTGAACATCAGAGGTCTGATGTCTCCGAGAAAAATGGTTGGAGGAACCTGCATGTCCATAAAGTCAGATAACCGGCATTTATATTTACAAGTGATTGATCGCTTAAAGCAAGACATTGAAGATGGAAGATACAAAGAAAAAGAGAAGCTTCCGTCTGAATTTGATCTCGCAAAACAACTTGGCGTCAGTAGAGCAACTCTTCGTGAAGCGCTTCGTATTCTGGAAGAAGAAAACGTTATCATTCGCAGGCATGGGGTTGGGACCTTTGTAAATGCAAAGCCGTTGTTCACATCGGGAATCGAACAATTAAATAGTGTTACTGACATGATATTGAATGCAGGAATGAAGCCGGGAACCATTTTCTTAAGCTCATCTACAATTGGACCGACTGAAGAAGATATTCGCCGCTTTTCATGTTCTGAGGAAGAGGAAATAGCTGTGATTGAGAGGGTAAGAACCGCTAACGGTGAACCTGTGGTGTATTGTATTGATAAAATTCCAGTTTCAATTCTCACTGATACATTCACTCATGAGCAGGAATCATTATTGAGTTTACTGGAAAAAAGAGCAAATCGAAAAATTACATATGCAATCACCCAAATTATACCGCTCGGTTATCATGAAAAAGTTTCCCCGATCCTAGAGTGTGATCCTGAAACTGCTTTGCTCGTTTTGAAGCAAATGCATTTTGATGAAGCGGATGAACCCATTCTTTATTCAGTCAATTATTTTAGAGCGGATAAGTTTAGCTTCCATGTTCTTAGGAAAAGGTTATAGTTCACTCCTAGGAAAAATAAGCTATTAGTAGCTCTAAGGCTTTTCTACTATCAGATTATTATAATTATAGGGGGTCAATACATTGAAAAAGCGAAAATTTGGTTTAGCGCTATCTCTAGTGCTAGCAGCTGGAACAATATTAGGTGCTTGTGGAAAGTCGGATGAAAAAGATGGCGACACAGCTAAAACAGAAAATAATGAAAGTGCTTTCTCTGTTGCCATGGTAACAGATGTTGGTGGGGTAGATGATAAATCATTTAACCAATCAGCTTGGGAAGGTCTTAAGGAGTTTGGAAAGAATCACGGACTCGAAAAAGGGAAAGGCGGATTTGACTATCTGCAATCTAAATCAGATGCTGACTACTCCACTAACTTAAATAAACTTTCTCGTGAAGGGTTTAATTTAGTATTTGGTGTTGGCTTCCTAATGGTAGAAGATATTAATAAAATTGCTGAGCAGCAAAAGGACACTCATTTCGGGATTATTGATGGTGTTGTAGAACAGCCAAACGTTGTAAGTGTACTGTTTAAAGAGCAGGAAGCGGCATTCCTTGCAGGGGTAGCTGCTGCAAAAGCAACCAAATCTAATCAAATTGGCTTTATTGGCGGAATGGAAATTCCAGTAATTGAGCGTTTCGAATCGGGCTTCTTAGCTGGTGTACAATCTGTTAACCCTGATATTAAAGTAAATGTTCACTATACAGGAGCTTTTGATAAGGCTGAACTTGGAAAAACGACTGCTGCACAAATGTATTCTTCAGGTGTTGACGTTATTTTCCACGCTGCAGGCGGTACTGGTAATGGATTATTTACAGAAGCAAAAGATCTTAAGAAGAAAGATCCTGCAAGAGAAATTTGGGCAATTGGTGTTGACTCTGATCAGACTCTAGAAGGTGTCGTTGAAATTGACGGCAAAAATCATAACGTTATCCTTACATCTGCTATGAAAGGTGTAAAAACTGCTGTAATGGATATTTCTGAAAAATCAAAGGCTGGAAACTTCCCTGGCGGTGAAACATTAATATACGGTTTAGCTGAGGAAGGTGTAAATTTAGCGCCAATTAATGAAGAAATCGCTAATAAGGCTGATATTGAAGCCGCTGTAGGTGAATGGTCAGAAAAAATTAAGAGCGGTGAGATTACAGTTCCTGGTACTTTAGATGAGCTTGAAAACTTTAAAGTACAATAAGTAGAAATGTATTGGAGTTAGAAACTTCACATACTTGAAAAATGTAAATCTACTAATTTTTAATGAGGAATAAGCGGGTTTGTTAACCGGCCCCTTATTCCTTTTTTGAATTCAATGGAAATTTAATTGAAATGTAGAACAGATTTTTTTCTACATTTCAATTAAGGTTTTATTGGACTAAGTGATATATAAGTTATCAAAAAGGTCTGACATCTTACTACCAATACTTTCCTTTTATCTTGAGCAAGGAGTGAAAATGATGGAATATGTTATTGAAATGCTCAATATTCGTAAAGAATTTCCAGGGATTGTTGCAAACGACAACATCACCCTTCAATTAAAAAAAGGTGAAATTCATGCTTTATTAGGTGAAAATGGAGCAGGGAAATCAACGCTAATGAATGTCCTTTTCGGATTGTACCAGCCAGAAGCGGGTGAGATCCGTGTAAAGGGAAAACCCGTAAAAATTACAAATCCTAATATTGCAAATGACTTGGGAATTGGAATGGTGCATCAGCACTTTATGCTTGTTGATCCTTTTACGGTAACGGAAAATATCATTCTTGGAAAAGAAACGACAGCTGGCGGAAAGATTGATATAAAAAAAGCTGAAAAAGAAGTAAGAGAAATCTCTGAAAAATACGGCTTAGCAGTTGATCCTAAGGCGAAGATTGCTGATATTTCCGTAGGGATGCAGCAACGGGTTGAAATCTTAAAAACATTATATCGCGGTGCGGAGATTCTTATTTTCGATGAACCTACTGCCGTACTAACACCTCAGGAAATTCATGAGTTAATTCAAATAATGAAAGCATTAATTAATGAAGGTAAATCAATCATTTTAATTACTCATAAATTGAAAGAAATTATGGAGGTTTGTGATCGAGTAACCGTTATTCGAAAGGGCGTTGGCATTGGAACAGTAAATGTCAGCGAAACAAATCCGAATGAGCTAGCCAGTTTAATGGTTGGCCGAGAAGTTGTTTTTAAGACGGAAAAGAAAGAAGCACAGCCTGAGCAGGATGTACTCGTTATTAATGATCTCCATGTTAAGGATTCTCGCGGACTCCCAGCGGTAGAAGGATTAAATCTAACAGTTAAAGCTGGTGAGATATTAGGAATTGCCGGTGTAGATGGGAATGGACAAACAGAATTACTTGAGGCCATCACAGGCCTTAGGAAGTC from Bacillus sp. DTU_2020_1000418_1_SI_GHA_SEK_038 includes these protein-coding regions:
- a CDS encoding GntR family transcriptional regulator, encoding MSIKSDNRHLYLQVIDRLKQDIEDGRYKEKEKLPSEFDLAKQLGVSRATLREALRILEEENVIIRRHGVGTFVNAKPLFTSGIEQLNSVTDMILNAGMKPGTIFLSSSTIGPTEEDIRRFSCSEEEEIAVIERVRTANGEPVVYCIDKIPVSILTDTFTHEQESLLSLLEKRANRKITYAITQIIPLGYHEKVSPILECDPETALLVLKQMHFDEADEPILYSVNYFRADKFSFHVLRKRL
- a CDS encoding ABC transporter ATP-binding protein, coding for MEYVIEMLNIRKEFPGIVANDNITLQLKKGEIHALLGENGAGKSTLMNVLFGLYQPEAGEIRVKGKPVKITNPNIANDLGIGMVHQHFMLVDPFTVTENIILGKETTAGGKIDIKKAEKEVREISEKYGLAVDPKAKIADISVGMQQRVEILKTLYRGAEILIFDEPTAVLTPQEIHELIQIMKALINEGKSIILITHKLKEIMEVCDRVTVIRKGVGIGTVNVSETNPNELASLMVGREVVFKTEKKEAQPEQDVLVINDLHVKDSRGLPAVEGLNLTVKAGEILGIAGVDGNGQTELLEAITGLRKSESGSIKLNDKEIRNQPPRKVTETGIGHIPQDRHKHGLVLDFPIGENMVLQTYYQQPYSKNGVLSFKEIYKKAKGLIQEYDVRTPSEFTLARALSGGNQQKAIIGREIDRNPDLLIAAQPTRGLDVGAIEFIHQRLIDQRDQGKAVLLISFELDEILNVSDRIAVIYEGKIVAIVDPKQTTEQELGLLMAGSKRKEAGEKADV
- a CDS encoding BMP family protein, with the protein product MKKRKFGLALSLVLAAGTILGACGKSDEKDGDTAKTENNESAFSVAMVTDVGGVDDKSFNQSAWEGLKEFGKNHGLEKGKGGFDYLQSKSDADYSTNLNKLSREGFNLVFGVGFLMVEDINKIAEQQKDTHFGIIDGVVEQPNVVSVLFKEQEAAFLAGVAAAKATKSNQIGFIGGMEIPVIERFESGFLAGVQSVNPDIKVNVHYTGAFDKAELGKTTAAQMYSSGVDVIFHAAGGTGNGLFTEAKDLKKKDPAREIWAIGVDSDQTLEGVVEIDGKNHNVILTSAMKGVKTAVMDISEKSKAGNFPGGETLIYGLAEEGVNLAPINEEIANKADIEAAVGEWSEKIKSGEITVPGTLDELENFKVQ